In the genome of Paenibacillus pabuli, one region contains:
- a CDS encoding ABC transporter substrate-binding protein, with the protein MNQGTNGQAAGSKGYAAHKSRLLMGLMLVLILILTACGAGTGTDSGKPSAATPAETPANAETKTDGAFPVTIKGMEGDLTLNEKPKKIAVLDVKFLDQMLAVGEKPAGSVIAGGNTDFPEYLSDQASGVEVLGTRDEPNLEAIVALDPDLIIMTDFQEKQYESVSKIAPTLVLDFYEDWRDTLATVAKITDKQDEAEKVRTAYEEKVAGMKTKLAEKLGDETVALIRPRKEGIRVHGIEHRTGGILYNDLGLKMPALVEGIKDDTSVEISMEKVPEIGADRYFVLSDELFAAEAEAMVNNPVWTSLDAVKNNRTYDVNSTLWIAYYGPLAINLIVDQASEALLGSN; encoded by the coding sequence ATGAATCAAGGAACAAACGGGCAAGCGGCCGGAAGCAAAGGCTATGCTGCTCACAAATCACGATTACTCATGGGCTTAATGCTTGTCCTTATTCTTATCCTGACGGCTTGCGGTGCCGGAACAGGTACAGATAGCGGCAAACCATCCGCGGCAACACCAGCGGAGACACCTGCGAATGCCGAGACGAAGACAGATGGCGCTTTCCCTGTAACGATCAAGGGCATGGAGGGTGACCTGACTTTAAACGAAAAACCGAAGAAAATTGCGGTGCTGGATGTTAAGTTTTTGGATCAAATGTTAGCGGTCGGTGAAAAACCAGCAGGTAGTGTTATCGCTGGAGGTAACACCGATTTTCCAGAATACTTAAGTGATCAGGCGAGTGGCGTTGAAGTTCTGGGTACACGGGACGAGCCTAACCTTGAAGCCATTGTTGCGCTCGACCCGGATCTGATTATCATGACCGACTTTCAAGAGAAGCAGTATGAGAGTGTAAGCAAAATTGCACCTACCCTGGTACTCGATTTCTACGAAGACTGGCGTGATACGTTAGCTACTGTGGCTAAGATTACCGACAAGCAGGACGAGGCAGAGAAAGTACGCACGGCGTATGAAGAAAAAGTGGCAGGAATGAAAACGAAACTGGCAGAGAAGCTGGGTGATGAGACAGTAGCGCTGATTCGTCCGAGAAAAGAAGGCATTCGTGTTCATGGCATCGAGCACCGTACAGGCGGCATTTTGTATAATGATTTGGGCTTGAAAATGCCAGCACTCGTTGAAGGAATCAAGGATGATACCTCTGTTGAAATCTCCATGGAGAAGGTGCCTGAGATTGGGGCAGATCGTTATTTTGTGCTGTCGGATGAGCTGTTTGCAGCAGAAGCAGAGGCGATGGTGAACAATCCTGTATGGACGTCCCTAGATGCTGTGAAAAATAACCGCACGTATGACGTAAACTCGACACTTTGGATCGCGTACTACGGACCGCTTGCGATTAATCTGATTGTAGATCAGGCATCGGAAGCCCTGCTCGGATCGAATTAA
- a CDS encoding chloramphenicol phosphotransferase CPT family protein yields the protein MERGLIIFLNGTSSSGKTSIAMEMKKQGEIPFHHLSVDQFFQNYDQFIDTTYPDMKPTRELEANVMSDILFGPIGSLYYATIKLFSELGLNVIVDTVISNDKWFNDFYDLLSDYPILFVGVHCSNEELTRREQSRGDREIGLAHSQFDYIYSYDEYDLEVNTEEFSSAACAEKILSYMKSEQEYSAFKKLSRRE from the coding sequence GTGGAACGAGGACTCATTATATTTTTGAACGGAACGTCAAGTTCGGGTAAGACGAGCATCGCGATGGAAATGAAAAAGCAGGGAGAAATTCCATTCCATCATCTATCTGTAGATCAATTTTTCCAAAATTATGATCAGTTCATCGATACTACATATCCAGATATGAAACCAACAAGAGAATTGGAAGCCAATGTGATGTCAGATATCCTTTTCGGCCCGATTGGCTCATTGTACTATGCAACCATAAAACTGTTTTCGGAGCTGGGTCTGAATGTGATTGTGGATACGGTCATCAGCAATGACAAGTGGTTTAATGATTTTTATGATTTGCTCTCAGATTATCCGATATTGTTTGTAGGCGTACACTGCTCGAATGAAGAACTCACCAGAAGAGAGCAGAGCAGGGGCGATCGCGAGATTGGACTTGCCCATTCCCAGTTCGACTACATATATTCCTATGATGAATATGATCTGGAAGTGAACACGGAAGAGTTTAGTTCGGCTGCATGTGCAGAAAAGATATTAAGCTATATGAAGTCTGAGCAGGAATACTCTGCATTTAAGAAGTTAAGTAGAAGAGAATAA
- a CDS encoding CAP domain-containing protein, with translation MAKFFVLTILLLVAGCSSHNNMMQKQVTPEQKQISIHDHAAAPNSVLTQASSTATSWQERSITTKEAQNGIPLDLLDLVRTPDGNPVNQAPAGNPENKEPTGQVQEGKKNTTDKTDFEQQVLDLVNQERTKAGLSSLSRNEELSNVAMVKAQDMYNHSYFDHNSPTHGSPFDMMKEFGITYNTAGENIAKGQTTPTQVMKEWMNSPGHKANILNNSYTHIGIAYYNNTWVQEFTG, from the coding sequence ATGGCAAAGTTTTTCGTTTTAACAATATTATTATTGGTGGCAGGCTGTTCGTCCCATAACAATATGATGCAAAAACAAGTGACTCCTGAGCAAAAACAAATTTCAATTCATGATCATGCTGCTGCACCAAACTCAGTCCTCACACAGGCATCATCAACAGCTACATCTTGGCAAGAGAGATCTATTACAACAAAAGAAGCCCAAAATGGGATTCCATTGGATTTGTTGGATCTGGTTCGAACACCGGATGGAAATCCAGTAAACCAGGCACCTGCAGGAAATCCTGAAAATAAGGAGCCAACGGGACAAGTACAGGAAGGTAAAAAAAATACTACGGATAAAACCGATTTTGAGCAGCAGGTTCTGGATCTAGTCAATCAAGAAAGGACCAAAGCAGGATTAAGTTCCTTGAGTAGGAATGAAGAATTGTCAAATGTGGCTATGGTCAAGGCACAGGACATGTACAACCACAGTTACTTTGATCATAATTCGCCAACACATGGATCCCCCTTCGATATGATGAAGGAATTCGGGATCACATATAATACCGCTGGAGAAAACATCGCAAAAGGGCAAACCACCCCTACCCAGGTTATGAAGGAGTGGATGAATAGCCCTGGCCACAAAGCAAATATACTGAATAATAGTTATACTCATATCGGTATTGCTTATTATAACAACACATGGGTCCAGGAATTTACTGGGTAG
- a CDS encoding (2Fe-2S)-binding protein has product MNLYLSTELWKEIVEDHSILLGKPPEHSVRTIALSELHDEEACREYIRWFQDYIDAPDMKVAASMLAKRLGYLWTAPLVTAMTFHHQHVTFQLENSFLYHPRLEEHEEGTRFPFLAVNGLRAEALTGDRDVWREKAIQEMFAVQLTPLLKALAAIAPLSMSILWENIMVRIGRLFAPDEAGTEQESQIIREDFSYLTQGASGEVFGVRKNPLTRFTECKDDVHVAKSERITCCFYYQMSGEYCLKCPKIDNENESQLQ; this is encoded by the coding sequence ATGAATCTGTATCTCTCAACTGAGTTATGGAAAGAGATCGTAGAGGATCATTCGATTTTGCTTGGCAAGCCGCCTGAACATAGTGTCCGTACCATTGCGCTGAGTGAGCTGCATGACGAAGAGGCGTGCCGAGAGTATATCCGCTGGTTTCAGGACTATATCGATGCGCCTGATATGAAGGTTGCTGCTTCCATGTTAGCCAAGCGGCTTGGCTATCTATGGACGGCTCCGCTGGTAACCGCAATGACGTTTCATCATCAGCATGTAACCTTTCAGCTGGAGAACAGCTTTCTCTATCATCCGAGGCTCGAAGAACATGAGGAGGGTACACGATTTCCTTTTCTAGCAGTGAACGGACTTCGGGCTGAAGCACTGACTGGAGACAGGGACGTATGGAGGGAAAAGGCGATCCAGGAGATGTTTGCGGTACAGCTGACACCTCTGTTAAAGGCACTTGCTGCGATTGCACCTCTTTCGATGAGCATTCTCTGGGAGAATATCATGGTACGTATCGGCCGACTATTCGCTCCTGATGAAGCCGGGACGGAGCAGGAAAGTCAGATCATTCGAGAGGACTTTTCGTATTTGACGCAGGGGGCATCCGGAGAAGTTTTTGGTGTGAGAAAGAACCCGCTAACCCGTTTCACCGAATGTAAGGACGATGTGCATGTTGCCAAAAGCGAGCGGATCACCTGCTGTTTTTATTACCAGATGTCAGGGGAATATTGTCTCAAATGTCCGAAAATTGACAATGAGAATGAATCTCAACTACAATGA
- a CDS encoding ABC transporter ATP-binding protein, with protein MEELIQLQEIKKIYRRKHHETFALDGINLNIHRGELIAIMGPSGSGKSTLLNILGLIDSPTEGDFFLKGNSLQEIKNHKMHKTRNQTIGFVFQFFALLKDYSVLDNVALPLTYRKLKHKDRVAKARLYIEKVGLKEHIHKKPDELSGGQQQRTAIARALVGEPELILADEPTGNLDRKTGEEIMNLLQQLHQEGKTVIIVTHDLEVAKRCNRIIEIVDGKINKDQVQ; from the coding sequence ATGGAAGAACTAATTCAATTACAAGAAATCAAAAAAATATATCGCCGTAAACATCATGAGACCTTTGCTCTGGACGGCATTAACCTGAATATTCACCGGGGTGAACTGATTGCCATCATGGGGCCCTCTGGTTCTGGTAAAAGTACACTGTTAAATATACTGGGGTTGATTGACTCCCCTACGGAAGGTGATTTTTTTCTAAAAGGCAACTCGCTTCAAGAAATTAAAAATCATAAAATGCACAAAACCAGAAATCAAACGATTGGATTTGTTTTTCAATTCTTTGCGTTATTAAAAGACTATTCTGTTCTTGATAATGTGGCACTGCCCCTCACCTACCGAAAATTAAAACATAAAGATCGCGTCGCCAAAGCGCGGCTGTATATTGAAAAAGTCGGTTTGAAGGAGCACATCCACAAAAAACCGGATGAACTATCGGGTGGACAACAGCAGCGGACTGCCATTGCCAGAGCCTTGGTCGGAGAACCTGAATTAATTCTAGCCGATGAGCCAACAGGAAATCTGGATCGAAAAACCGGGGAGGAGATCATGAATCTCTTGCAGCAGCTCCATCAGGAAGGAAAAACCGTCATTATCGTAACGCATGATCTGGAAGTCGCCAAAAGATGCAACCGCATCATCGAAATTGTGGATGGGAAAATTAATAAAGATCAGGTTCAATGA
- a CDS encoding ABC transporter permease, which yields MRQILKDILASKKIFIILFIGFVLTTLPFLIALSTQSYYDEHFYHSKNGYFKNYYSVTLTNVKQLDLLEVQKIADANFDHASVITGDITTTVPEIGQVQIVGLLNHKHWSPPLIEGTNIDSNESNEIIVGRLISNHVGALTLMNKQYTIKGIAGKDLGDELINVYNYKMYVYLNELPDSIKQDIMKQKVLQLIVRSNQNPETEINHFINEITQNNVEVQAEIVNENENYKNEKHARQGVKEVLSYPYKLFLIALINCINVSYLWIYLKRKEISLRKALGASHFDLFFYILSQLFICAVLAGTFSILIQWLLSKQSLKILDVTSYYISVNLNYFLLGILITLAISVITAIIPFFHMLKIEPAKALKE from the coding sequence ATGCGACAAATTCTAAAAGATATACTAGCAAGCAAAAAAATATTTATCATTCTTTTTATAGGCTTCGTCTTAACGACATTGCCCTTCCTTATCGCTCTATCCACTCAAAGCTATTACGATGAGCACTTTTACCATTCGAAAAATGGATATTTCAAAAATTATTATTCTGTCACGTTAACCAACGTTAAACAACTAGATCTGCTTGAGGTTCAAAAAATAGCAGATGCTAATTTTGATCATGCAAGCGTAATTACCGGTGATATTACGACTACGGTACCAGAAATAGGACAAGTCCAGATCGTTGGGCTGTTAAATCATAAACATTGGTCCCCTCCTCTGATTGAAGGAACAAATATAGACTCAAATGAATCAAACGAAATTATTGTAGGCAGACTCATATCCAATCATGTTGGAGCCCTGACTCTGATGAATAAACAATACACAATCAAAGGAATAGCAGGCAAAGACTTAGGGGACGAGTTAATTAATGTCTACAATTATAAGATGTATGTTTATTTGAATGAACTGCCTGATTCCATTAAACAGGATATCATGAAGCAAAAAGTACTCCAACTTATCGTCAGGTCGAATCAAAATCCGGAGACCGAAATCAATCATTTTATTAATGAGATCACACAAAATAATGTTGAAGTACAAGCGGAGATTGTGAATGAAAACGAAAATTACAAAAATGAAAAACATGCAAGACAAGGCGTAAAAGAAGTACTCAGTTATCCTTATAAACTATTTTTGATTGCCCTGATCAATTGTATTAACGTAAGCTATCTTTGGATTTATTTGAAAAGGAAAGAAATTTCGCTAAGAAAAGCTCTAGGAGCAAGTCATTTCGATTTGTTCTTTTATATCCTCAGTCAGCTTTTTATATGTGCGGTTCTGGCAGGAACCTTTTCCATCTTAATTCAATGGCTTCTCAGCAAACAAAGTCTAAAGATTCTTGATGTGACCAGCTATTATATCAGCGTAAACCTTAATTATTTTTTGCTCGGGATACTAATCACACTTGCCATTTCAGTGATTACAGCAATCATCCCATTTTTTCATATGTTGAAAATCGAACCTGCCAAGGCATTAAAGGAGTAA
- a CDS encoding helix-turn-helix domain-containing protein yields the protein MPLQEQTSGWSDTAIKMLGGYSGTLQTGSVLQETDLTSNVLLLACGGEGELAMDGEGCHIGASFACHVVEGASFTLTARSEDIHYIVIMYKASSMEGASLVVPSYRKHPLRRSFVQHSVTHAEWIENAEKIVAKWRRGEGLERFYANALLQGMIYELIMEYEHGQGGPESDMVDVVASYITSHYRQNLELKELAALAGCSVRQLQRRFKQEKQLGPMEYVIQLRMESASRMLRHTDASIGEIADKMGYQDMYYFSRAFKKYYGVPPLHYRHAAASRTDADYANALLQNRTASSYESAQGSVICHMRGEYTVTETPQRIAVLDVQYADHLLALGLSPAGSVGVGSTVLTFPPSLRAGLQHTELLGTYEYPDLPAVERLSPDLIICTEVHDQHHEWLSRIAPVLMFKRNESWQTILSLFGELTGKRAEAMQIIANYHRRTALLSEELAAVLAGKGVALIRPLESLVRVHSAAHRTGAVLYRDLGLPVPLFVADTSDTAYHISVERLPAVQASHYFLLSNELMQNGISATEKRVWTMLDTSEQQHIHSVDAATWIGCYGPTGINGIVDQIAQALLA from the coding sequence ATGCCGCTGCAAGAACAGACAAGTGGTTGGAGTGATACGGCGATCAAGATGCTTGGCGGGTATAGCGGTACTTTGCAGACAGGCAGCGTTCTACAAGAAACGGATTTAACTTCAAATGTGCTGCTGCTGGCATGCGGAGGGGAAGGGGAGCTTGCAATGGATGGCGAGGGCTGCCACATTGGGGCTTCTTTTGCCTGTCATGTGGTGGAGGGGGCATCCTTTACGCTGACGGCCAGATCAGAAGACATTCATTATATTGTGATCATGTACAAGGCTTCTTCGATGGAAGGAGCCTCTCTTGTTGTGCCTTCATATCGCAAACATCCGCTGCGCAGATCATTTGTGCAACATTCGGTAACCCACGCCGAATGGATCGAAAACGCCGAAAAAATCGTTGCCAAATGGCGCCGCGGCGAAGGGTTGGAACGTTTCTATGCCAATGCGCTGCTTCAGGGGATGATCTACGAGCTGATCATGGAGTACGAACATGGTCAAGGGGGACCGGAGTCCGATATGGTGGATGTGGTCGCTTCCTATATAACCTCGCATTATCGCCAGAATCTGGAGCTGAAAGAGCTGGCAGCCCTTGCGGGATGCAGCGTAAGGCAGTTACAGCGCCGTTTCAAACAAGAGAAGCAGCTCGGCCCGATGGAGTACGTCATTCAACTGCGTATGGAAAGTGCCTCACGGATGCTGCGTCATACGGATGCTTCCATCGGTGAAATTGCGGACAAAATGGGCTATCAGGACATGTATTATTTCAGCAGAGCGTTTAAGAAATATTATGGCGTCCCACCGCTGCATTACCGGCATGCCGCTGCTTCGAGAACGGATGCAGACTATGCCAATGCTTTGCTGCAAAACCGTACAGCTTCATCATATGAATCGGCCCAAGGCTCAGTCATCTGCCATATGCGAGGGGAGTATACCGTCACCGAAACACCACAACGTATCGCTGTCCTCGATGTGCAATATGCCGATCATCTGCTTGCGCTCGGGTTGTCTCCAGCAGGAAGTGTCGGAGTGGGAAGTACCGTGTTAACGTTCCCTCCATCACTTCGGGCAGGACTTCAGCATACCGAATTGCTCGGTACATATGAATACCCCGATCTGCCTGCGGTAGAGCGACTGTCACCCGATCTCATTATTTGCACCGAGGTGCATGATCAGCATCATGAATGGTTAAGCCGGATCGCTCCAGTGCTCATGTTCAAGCGCAATGAAAGTTGGCAGACGATCCTGAGCCTGTTCGGTGAACTGACAGGAAAGCGGGCAGAGGCCATGCAGATTATTGCGAATTATCACCGACGAACGGCTTTGCTGTCTGAGGAACTGGCTGCGGTATTGGCAGGCAAAGGCGTTGCTCTGATCCGTCCTTTGGAATCTCTCGTGCGCGTGCACTCTGCTGCTCATCGTACAGGTGCTGTGCTGTACCGTGATCTGGGTCTGCCCGTTCCATTATTTGTAGCAGACACCTCCGACACGGCCTATCACATCTCGGTTGAGAGACTACCGGCTGTACAAGCCAGCCACTACTTTTTGCTCAGTAATGAACTGATGCAAAATGGCATATCTGCTACAGAGAAACGTGTGTGGACAATGCTTGATACCAGTGAGCAACAGCATATCCACTCCGTCGATGCCGCAACATGGATTGGTTGTTATGGGCCGACAGGCATCAATGGTATTGTTGATCAGATCGCGCAGGCGTTGTTGGCTTGA
- a CDS encoding ABC transporter substrate-binding protein: MRRSKKIAFPILVCFLAMSLLVTACSTKGDSSDSAGEGNTTVTMWHGLTSIDLDNLNKVVKAFEEKNPTIKMKLVYTESSEGSDQKLLTAVAGGNPPDVALFDRFKVGTWAAQGSLTDLSSMAEESGIRKEMYYPFAWEESSYQGKLYAMPMDTDSRLLFYNKDHFKEVGLDPNKPPQTIAELEAAAEKLTIKEGKRFKRIGFIPWYSQGWLYTWGWAFGGEFQDAATGKITANDPKVVEALQWMTDFGKKYNVEDIAGFTSAAGTEEMDPFISGQVSMKISGNFTVKGIEKFKPDLNYGVAPIPTPTGTDFTTWSGGGSAIIPKGAKNVAAAWKFLEFLGKEEGQTLLNADSQISVIDSVNDKYGYKDDPIMKEFINILPNSHNRPVIPEGQLLWNELASATEKATRGNGTPKENLDRVTETVNKALEKYDK, from the coding sequence ATGAGGAGATCCAAAAAAATCGCATTTCCAATTCTTGTTTGCTTTCTGGCTATGTCACTTCTTGTAACCGCTTGCTCAACGAAGGGGGACTCAAGCGATTCGGCGGGAGAGGGGAATACAACGGTTACGATGTGGCATGGTCTTACCTCCATTGATTTAGATAATTTGAATAAAGTTGTGAAGGCATTTGAAGAGAAAAATCCTACGATCAAAATGAAATTGGTTTATACAGAATCCAGTGAGGGATCCGATCAGAAGCTGCTGACTGCAGTCGCAGGCGGCAATCCTCCTGACGTTGCACTTTTCGACCGGTTTAAGGTCGGTACTTGGGCTGCGCAAGGTTCTCTGACTGACTTATCATCGATGGCAGAAGAATCCGGAATTCGTAAGGAAATGTATTATCCATTTGCTTGGGAGGAGTCCAGTTATCAAGGGAAACTTTATGCAATGCCGATGGATACGGACTCTCGCCTGCTATTTTACAATAAGGATCATTTCAAAGAAGTAGGGCTGGATCCCAACAAACCACCACAAACGATCGCCGAGCTTGAAGCAGCCGCCGAAAAGTTAACCATCAAGGAAGGTAAACGTTTCAAACGGATTGGGTTCATCCCATGGTATTCGCAAGGCTGGCTTTATACTTGGGGATGGGCATTTGGAGGAGAATTCCAGGACGCTGCCACCGGCAAAATTACTGCAAATGATCCTAAAGTCGTTGAAGCGCTGCAATGGATGACTGACTTCGGCAAAAAATACAATGTCGAGGATATTGCCGGATTCACAAGCGCAGCTGGCACGGAGGAAATGGATCCCTTCATTTCCGGTCAAGTCAGCATGAAGATAAGTGGAAACTTCACGGTGAAGGGTATCGAAAAATTTAAGCCGGATCTAAATTACGGTGTTGCACCCATACCGACTCCAACGGGAACGGATTTTACGACATGGTCCGGAGGTGGCTCCGCTATTATTCCTAAAGGTGCCAAGAACGTCGCTGCTGCTTGGAAATTCCTCGAATTCTTAGGGAAAGAAGAGGGGCAAACGTTATTAAACGCTGACTCTCAAATTTCCGTTATCGATTCGGTTAACGACAAGTACGGGTACAAGGACGATCCGATCATGAAGGAATTTATTAATATTTTGCCCAATTCACACAACCGCCCGGTTATTCCTGAAGGACAGCTGCTGTGGAATGAGTTAGCTTCCGCTACGGAAAAGGCAACCCGCGGTAACGGTACGCCGAAAGAGAACCTGGATAGAGTAACTGAGACTGTTAATAAGGCTTTAGAAAAATACGACAAATAG
- a CDS encoding GntR family transcriptional regulator, with protein MELHLYEQIYVYIVQEIKDGRLKEGDRVSSEKELAEKFGVSRITSKKALEKLADSGVIKRIQGKGSFVADGIIGGQEPKHYSEVKTTLVPEDDKRLIGFIIPNFSDEFGLQLLRSMEKRSAEHNYQLIIKRTCGDRDEEKRAIDLFIGLGIKGLIVTPIHGQHYNSELLRLVLDRFPIVLADRYLKGIPVCSVYTDNKKAAMDLTRHLISKGHKKIAFLSPPEENTSTLEERLLGYTLAFTQEGMNLNKDYVLTNLKGTLPKNINGTAIESDKETVKHFLTQHPDVKAFVASEFLIATMLAQVIHSMGKSLEEFEIVCFDSLNDHLGQPIFTHIKQDEKQMGELAVDMLISQLHGTAVPELNIIEHRMVVKNNR; from the coding sequence GTGGAATTGCATTTATACGAGCAGATATATGTCTATATTGTACAAGAGATCAAAGACGGTCGATTAAAAGAAGGAGACCGAGTTTCTTCTGAAAAAGAGTTAGCTGAAAAATTTGGCGTCAGTCGTATTACATCTAAAAAGGCCCTGGAGAAATTGGCAGATTCTGGGGTTATTAAACGAATACAAGGGAAGGGTTCATTTGTGGCCGATGGTATAATTGGAGGACAAGAACCAAAGCACTATTCAGAGGTAAAAACGACCTTGGTTCCTGAGGATGATAAGCGGTTGATCGGTTTTATTATACCGAATTTTTCTGACGAGTTTGGCCTGCAACTTCTTAGATCGATGGAAAAGCGGAGTGCTGAGCATAATTATCAACTCATTATCAAGCGAACTTGCGGGGATCGGGATGAGGAAAAACGTGCGATCGACTTATTTATTGGTTTAGGCATCAAAGGATTAATCGTGACCCCCATTCATGGTCAACACTATAATTCGGAACTGCTTCGACTTGTATTAGATCGGTTTCCAATTGTTTTGGCCGATAGATATCTAAAAGGAATTCCGGTTTGTTCGGTATACACAGACAATAAGAAAGCAGCCATGGATCTTACGCGTCATCTGATTAGCAAAGGTCATAAAAAAATTGCCTTTTTATCTCCGCCGGAAGAGAACACTTCAACATTGGAGGAAAGGCTGCTCGGATATACGCTTGCCTTCACCCAAGAAGGAATGAACTTGAACAAAGATTATGTATTGACGAACTTGAAGGGAACCCTTCCCAAGAACATAAACGGAACAGCGATTGAAAGTGATAAAGAAACAGTAAAGCATTTTTTGACACAACACCCTGATGTAAAGGCGTTTGTCGCGTCGGAATTTCTAATAGCTACCATGCTGGCTCAAGTTATCCACTCGATGGGGAAATCTCTGGAGGAATTCGAGATTGTTTGTTTCGACTCCCTGAACGATCACCTGGGTCAACCCATCTTCACTCATATTAAGCAGGATGAGAAGCAGATGGGTGAATTGGCAGTGGATATGCTAATCTCTCAGCTGCATGGAACAGCAGTTCCCGAGCTGAACATTATTGAACATCGTATGGTCGTGAAAAATAACAGGTAG
- a CDS encoding ABC transporter permease — protein MFRIQSAIAALKNRWVISILLLIQFTYGLSTITGSVNIFYNLSYLNNQSILDLKSTYLVVPGKITNGFQKEKFNQKQVEDIHTQLGHNPDVISYGTYYEDNIMLDPSMGPLNNTMVADLTKTNLGYNEPSISAIVMDQNYYQLLDLKLEPGQGFSAQDFIKNRNENVNVLVGSYFKKHYKIGDVINGQYKINGFLPDKYIVNNNTSNIYQKLDKAMFIPMSKDIYNDYNSMFTRLHLGTVLSLRDGADLEKLTQILRLPGNDVLLSLKNFGDEVRQNVRDNAFIEIPQLILGASFIIFSVIGIVVTTIVSIMIRKREFGIKLALGESRLGILGQISIENSIIGLTGAVLSLTHFLWKYNGLLRFSSEFNYASPLDYKLNGTILFFVFLVLFMIIMISSCIVYLFIRRLEPKSLIGGME, from the coding sequence ATGTTTAGAATACAAAGTGCTATCGCTGCATTGAAGAATAGATGGGTCATTTCAATCCTGCTGCTCATTCAGTTCACCTACGGCTTATCCACCATAACAGGCTCAGTCAACATCTTCTATAACCTGTCTTATCTAAACAACCAATCCATTCTGGACTTAAAAAGCACCTATTTAGTTGTCCCTGGTAAGATTACGAATGGATTCCAGAAAGAAAAGTTTAACCAAAAACAAGTAGAAGACATACACACCCAACTTGGTCATAATCCAGATGTTATCTCTTATGGTACGTATTATGAGGATAATATTATGCTTGACCCAAGCATGGGTCCACTTAACAATACAATGGTGGCTGATTTAACCAAAACCAACTTGGGATATAATGAACCTTCGATTAGTGCAATCGTAATGGATCAAAACTATTATCAGCTTTTAGACTTGAAATTGGAGCCAGGACAAGGCTTTTCTGCACAGGATTTTATTAAAAATCGCAATGAGAACGTCAATGTACTGGTTGGTTCCTACTTCAAAAAACATTACAAGATCGGCGATGTCATTAATGGACAATACAAAATTAACGGTTTCTTGCCTGATAAATACATTGTGAACAACAATACTTCAAACATTTATCAGAAATTGGATAAAGCGATGTTCATCCCCATGTCTAAGGATATTTATAACGATTATAACTCCATGTTTACGAGGTTACATTTAGGAACGGTTTTGAGTTTGCGTGATGGGGCGGATCTGGAGAAATTAACACAAATCCTTCGACTACCGGGAAATGATGTTTTGTTAAGTTTGAAAAATTTTGGGGATGAAGTACGACAGAACGTGCGGGACAATGCCTTTATCGAAATTCCTCAACTCATATTAGGAGCATCTTTTATTATCTTTTCCGTCATTGGCATTGTAGTTACAACCATAGTATCTATTATGATCCGAAAAAGGGAGTTCGGGATAAAGTTGGCTTTAGGAGAAAGTAGGCTTGGAATTTTAGGCCAAATCAGTATCGAAAATTCAATCATCGGCCTCACAGGGGCGGTATTATCCCTGACACATTTTCTATGGAAATATAACGGGCTGTTACGGTTCTCAAGTGAATTCAACTATGCCAGTCCACTCGACTATAAACTGAATGGTACAATCCTTTTCTTTGTTTTTTTGGTGTTGTTCATGATCATTATGATCTCAAGCTGTATTGTATATCTATTCATTCGGAGACTGGAGCCTAAATCATTGATTGGAGGAATGGAGTGA